In Eublepharis macularius isolate TG4126 chromosome 4, MPM_Emac_v1.0, whole genome shotgun sequence, the following are encoded in one genomic region:
- the LOC129327266 gene encoding zinc finger protein 501-like — translation MVAFLFIRRNWLYGQECERREEKQKSRAKPGADFQEIPVHEERHKGNKISFHQCAKILTGKSRLSTHQIMHNQENVVKGSEYQKSVSQKTILASHQETHKGENMYICSDCGKSFSDLSNFTSHQETHKGENLYICSDCGKSFSDLSNFTSHQETHTGENLYICSQCGKTFSDHSSFVCHEETHKRENLYMCSECGMRFSDHSSFTSHQRTHPGEKSIIHRTISHQRVRAGEKSFQCSECGMNFNKSSSLISHQRTHTGEKPYECSECGKCFSQTSSLVSHQRIHTGEKPYECSECGKNFRKSSQLSAHQRIHTGEKRYKCLECGMRFIHKCQLTTHRVIHTGEKPYKCSECEKTFSDRSSLTYHQRIHTGEKPYECLECGKCFSRKKVLISHQRIHTGEKPYKCPECGKGFNESGSLSSHQRTHTGEKPYKCPDCGKCFSQKGNLANHQRIHTGEKLYACSECGKSFLKKSSLIGHEKTHTGVKP, via the exons ATGGTCGCATTTCTTTTTATTCGGAGAAACTGGCTATACg GGCAAGAGTGTGAGAGgagggaagaaaagcagaaaagCAGAGCAAAACCAGGTGCCGATTTCCAGGAAATTCCAGTCCATGAAGAAAGACACAAAGGAAACAAAATTAGTTTCCATCAGTGTGCCAAAATCTTAACTGGGAAATCAAGACTTAGCACACATCAAATAATGCATAACCAGGAAAATGTGGTGAAAGGGTCTGAGTATCAGAAAAGCGTCAGTCAGAAAACAATACTTGCATCCCATCAAGAAACCCACAAAGGGGAGAACATGTATATATGCTCggattgtggaaagagctttagtgaCCTTTCAAACTTTACTTCCCATCAAGAAACCCATAAAGGGGAGAATCTGTATATATGCtcggactgtggaaagagctttagtgaCCTTTCAAACTTTACTTCCCATCAAgaaacccacacaggggagaactTGTATATATGCTCACAGTGTGGAAAGACCTTTAGTGACCATTCAAGCTTTGTTTGCCATGAAGAAACCCACAAACGGGAGAATCTATATATGTGTTCAGAATGTGGAATGAGATTCAGCGACCATTCCAGCTTTACTAGTCATCAAAGAACCCACCCTGGGGAAAAGAGCATCATTCACAGAACAATTTCCCATCAAAGAGTCCGGGCAGGGGAGAAATCATTTCAGTGTTCAGAATGTGGAATGAACTTCAACAAAAGCTCAAGTCTTATTTCGCATCAAAGAACGCACaccggggagaaaccatatgaatgttcAGAGTGTGGGAAGTGTTTCAGTCAGACCTCGAGCCttgtttcccatcaaagaatccacaccgGAGAAAAACCATacgaatgctcagagtgtggaaagaacttcaggAAGAGCTCTCAGCTTAGTGCCCATCAGAGaattcacactggagagaaacgaTATAAATGTTTAGAGTGTGGAATGCGGTTCATTCACAAGTGCCAACTTACTACCCATCGAGTCatccacacgggggagaaaccgtataagtGCTCAGAATGTGAAAAGACCTTTAGTGACCGTTCAAGCCTTActtaccatcaaagaatccacacaggagaaaaaccatatgaatgcttagaatgtgggaaatgcttcagtaGGAAGAAGGtcctcatttcccatcaaagaatccatacaggcgagaaaccgtataaatgcccggagtgtggaaaaggcttcaatgagagtggaagcctttcttcccatcaaagaacccacacaggggagaaaccatataaatgcccagaCTGTGGGAAGTGCTTCAGTCAGAAGGGCAACCTTGCgaaccatcaaagaatccacaccgGCGAGAAACTGTATGcgtgctcagaatgtggaaagagtttcttGAAGAAGTCCAGCCTTATTGGCCATGAAAAAACCCATACAGGGGTGAAACCATAA